In the Candidatus Bathyarchaeia archaeon genome, AAGATACTTTTTCTTCTTTTGGGTAACAACCGTACTTCAAAGTGACAAAATTGTTGCCGTTTAAAATATTTTTCCGAACATGATCCTCAGTTGTTTTCCAAGGAAAAACGACGAAATCTGATTTCTGCATGATTTCAATTTCTAAGTCTCTGTAAGCGGCGATTCGCTCAGGTGAACATTTATTTGAATAATATAGCTCGTCTACTTCAGGCGCTTCGTAACTAAATATTTTCACACAGCCCAAATCGCGGGTTAAAACATAAGAAATAGGATGTTCAATACAAATAACCGCATCATAACGACCTTGTCTAATCACCTTTTCCAGTCGGTCGGCACTGTATTTCATGTGTCTTCGCTCATGACCACTTAAAAACGCCAGACCACGAGTATAGTACCACCACAGCTTAGATGAATAACCTTCACCAGGATAGTGGTATACACTAACAACGTGATTTTTTGATTCTAGAAATTTTTTGTATGATGTCACTCTGCCTAGCGGACCACCATATTTACGACCGATTATTAAAATTTTCAAATTATTCACAACTTCGTCTCATTTTAAATCCAAGTGTTGAATATGTGAGGAGAAAACAGTAAAGTCAACATAACTCTGAAATGCACTTAGTTATCAAAAGGTACACTTATCAAGCTCTATCGAATTAGGGATTATCGTCATTTTTTTTCCCGAGATTCCCATTGCTTGAAGTATCCTTTTGTCATCTGAGGATACAGTAAAAACTGCATTGCACAAATTACAAGATTTAATTTCGATTTTTCTTGTAAGTGCTGTCTGCAATTTTCCCGAGTTCAAACTTTTTAGCCGTTCAGATTCAACGTTGTGAGCATCATACACTATAGGGATATTAAGCAATTTACCGATTACAAAAGCAGAGAATAGGGAATAAGGATATTCACTTTGTATGACAGTTATGTTCTCTTTCTTGCAAACAAAGAAAAGCTTCAGCATTAGATATAGGTCAAGTATTTGCGAATAAAAAACCTCAGACTTAATAGTCTTTCCTGTTATTCTAAATATTTGATTTAAAGCTTCTTGAAAGAATTTTAGTATACCAGGAAAGAGGAAAATCATATGACGAGGATAAAGATGAATAAGCATTTTCCCATTTTTTACTTCACGATATGTGTCTTTGTCATTAATCAATGCAGACAAAGACTTACTGGCTACGCGATCAATTATATATACGTTAACACCCTTTTTTGAAAGGGCTCTCGCAAAACTTTCTATTCTTTCCACTCCCCCATTGTATACACCTAACCAAACATGTGTACACATACAAACATTGATTTCAGAATTGTTATTAACTTGCGTTAAGCTTGCTGTACTCATATATGCACTTTCCATGGAGAACTATGCTAATTTCTGATACAGCTCTATATACTTCTTGATTAAGGTGTCCCAGTTGTGGTTTTTACTTACTTGTTGATATGCATTTTGGCTTAGCTTTGCTCGAAGTTTCTTATCGGACAAACCTAAACAGATTTTTTCAGCAAGGTCTTTAACGTCGCATGCTTTAGCAATTAGACCATTGTGACAATCTATTATGTATTCACGAGCAAAAGGATAATCAAAAACTACTATAGGCTTTCTGTTTGCAAGGGCTTCCAAGACTGCAACTGGTTGACCTTCGTATATACTTGGAAGGGTAATAAGGGTTGTCCCTTGAATTTTTTTCGTTAAGAATTCTTTTGTAACGTACCCGTGAAATCTAACGTTTTTTTTCAGCCCCAAGTTATCCGTTAAAGATTTTAATACGGCTTCCAGTGGACCTCTGCCACAGACGTCAAGAGTAACGTTAGGAAACTCTTCCTTGACAAGTGCCATGGCTTTTATCAGTTGCATGATACCTTTGTTGTAGAATAATCGACCCCAATAGAGTACTGAGCATTCGTTCTCCTTGGCTTTCGGATCTAATTGAATATTATCTAAATGAATACCATTATAGATTACTGAAACTTTACGGTAGTCTAACTCGGGATTTCGCCTTTTCATCTCGTCAACTCGCGCAGTGCTGCAAACTATAGCATGGTCTGCATGGTGCAAGCTTGCGTTGACAAGAAATTCATTTAGAGGGTACTCGAGGACTTGGTAAACAAATTCTCCTGGCGACCAAGAAAAAAGAGGTGAATCCAGAAAAGCCTTAGTTTCACAATGTCCACATCCGTGAACGTGAACAACAAACGTGCCTTGCCAGTTTTTCCTAAAATAAGCCAACACACCAGCAGCGCGGGTGTCAATACAGTGAATTATGTCGAACCGTTTTAAGGCACCAATCAAAGGCCCCAGATTTTGAAGAGGAAACCACAAATGCCGAGGAGGCGCCCTAATTATAGGCATACGAACAACTTCTAAGTGGTTATTGACTTTTTCAGAGGTGATTTTGTCGGCTTTTCCACAAAAGACTGTGGTGTCAACCCCATTTTTCGAAAGACCTTGGGCAAGGTCATAGCAGACAGTTGATACACCACCAAGAGAAGATGGCGGATACTCACCTGAGACCAAAGCAATTTTCAAATTTTTACGCAATTTTTGCACCAAAAGAACCGAGCTTTAACGTGAAACATTGTCACAGTCATAGGCTCAAGCATCTAACAAAGAATTGAAAGGGAATTTAGTTGTGATCTCTGAACCAGTTAACTGTGTTCTTAACGCCAGTCTCCAGGCTAACTTGTGGTTGAAAGCCCAAAGTTTTTATCTTTGTAATGTCCGCCACCATTTTTGTTATGTCACCCTTCCACGAGGAACCTGTAAACTTGATTACTGTTTTACCAGTTAAACCGACCTGCTCGATAACCAGTTTAGCAAGGTTTTCAATTGTGATTGGATTACCGCCGGCTATGTTGTAGATTTCTCCAATTTCGCCCTTTTCAGCCAAAAGCTTGAGCGCGTTAACGGTATCGGACACGTAGGCGTAGTCGCGCATGTTTGAAGGGTTGCCGAGAACTTCTAGCTGTGTGGGATCTGCATTTAGTTTCTTGATGAAATCGTGAATAACATAACGTGACTGTCTTGGCCCGTAGGTGTTGAATATTCTTCCCATGACGGGTTTAACCCCGAAACTCTTCATGTAAGCGGACAGGTACTTTTCTCCTGCAAGTTTGCTTATACCGTAGGGGGATACTGGCTCTTTTGGGTGTAGTTCGTCAACGGGAGTGTATTGGGGTTCACCATAAACCGCTGCTGATGAAGCATAAACTATCCGAATAGATGGATTGTAGTCTTTGACGCCTTTGAGGACTTTCACTGTGCCCTCAGCATTGACTTTCATCTCTTCAAAGGGGTCATTAAAGCCCATGCTAGTTTCTTTGGTTCCTGTGTTAGCGGCTAAATGGAAAACTAAGTCAACATCGCACAAACACTCCATGACTGTTTCTGAATCACGTATGCTACCTAAAGTGAACTTTGCTTTTTTGTTTACGTTTTCCATTTTTCCGTTTGATAAGTCATCTATGACGGTTACATTTGCGCCTTCTTCGATTAAAGAATCAACCAGATGAGAGGCAATAAAGCCTGCTCCTCCAGTAACAAGGATATTTCGGTCTTTCATGGTGGTTTTCATTTTCTTCATTCCTTACTCTTTTCGGGTAAATTGAGGAGTTACGCGCTGAAGTTGTTTTTAGCCCAGTGATACGCTGCTTTTGTTTCGTCAGCAAACTTTTGGAATGTGAATTGTTCTTCTATTGTTCTACGGGCATTTTGACTAAGTTTATTTGCAAGAGATTTATCCGACAACACTTCAACGATTTTGTTCGCCAAAGCTTTAGGGTCAGAAGGCGGAACAAGCAGCCCGTTAAATTCGTCTGTTATCATTTCGGGAATACCAACTATTCGGGAAGCAACTACTGGTTTTTGGCAACTCATGTTTTCAAGAACTCTGAAAGGGAAATTCTCGTATAGAGTAGGGGCAACGAAAACGGAAGCTATGGAGTAAAGACCAGGTATATCGTTGAAATCCCGAATGTACCCAACAAAATTGTAATTACGTTGAGGGATATGCATCTGCTGTATCATTTGTCGGTAAAGTTGTGAATTACCGCCACCCGTAAACACGAAGTGCGCATCCTTAACTTCACGTAGTATATACGGCATAGCCTTCACTAAAACGTGCACACCTTTGGTGGAGATCATTCTGCCAGAAAACAAAACGATGGGACCGCCGGCGTTGTTGTATATGCTCTCGATGAATTCGGAGCGTTTCACATTGGGGCTGAACTTTCGGTGGTCAACACCATTATACACAACCTGTATATTTGACTTCCTTGCGCCAAAATCCTCGGATAAAACATTCTTCATCCAGCCAGATGGAGAAATAAACGCCGATGACTTCTTCATGTAAGCCTTTTCAAGCCCTTCTAAGAAGGGCGCAAAAGTAAGCATCCACCGTTCGGAAGATTCAAAGCCTCCGAAGCCAACATTAGATTTCTTGATTGCACTATTACGCCTTGAAAAAGTTTCATGCACTGTTGTCAAGTAGCATAATTTCTTGGAGGCGAGTTTGAGTAAAATATCAGACATAGGTTGGTGTTGTCCGTGAATAACATCAAAATGGTGTTCTTTATGTAGGCGTGGAATCCATTTATAGCAAAGCCTCTGAAAGTTCGCCTGAGAAAAAAAGGTGTCTTTGCCCTTTGCTAAGATTTTGATGTTTACGTTATCGCCGAATGATAAAGATTCATCTTTGACGCTTTTGTCTTCAGGAACTAACCTTTGCGTTGCGAGGACATGAATTTCAACATCTTTTGGGAGATATTTGAGTAAGCCTACAGCGTATGTACCGCCGCCGCCCCATATGGGGTAAAGTTCAGGTGCTAAAAAACAAACTTTCATGTTAGATCCTCAAACCCGATTACAACGGTTTAGTTCATTTTTTAGCAATCGGAATGTTTCAGTGGCATGACGCTCTTTTGATACGCCGACAACAACGCCGCTTAAATCTTGGAGGCTTTCAACATATTCAACTGCATCTGCTGGACGAAGATAACCTGATGCTAGAATACTCATAGCAATCACTTCAGCATCGCGAGCACATTTTAGAGCAGCTTCACATTCAGCCTTTGAAGGCTCCATTTGGAAACCGACTTTGTTAAAAGAGGTAGTAAGAGTTACATCTTTGAAGTCGATATTCCACTCTCCAAATTTGTTTACGAGATAAGTGAAGTTACGAGTTTCAAAACCGGCTTTGATGCTACTTTTTTTCATGAATCTTATGTATGACTTAAAGAGGTCCTCAAGATTCAGCGCTAAAGCCATATCCGTTATTATTTCATGAAGCATAACTGATTTCAGGCATGAAACGGTTTTAGTTACAGATTTTATCCGAGAAATCTCATAAGAAACGTATGTTTTAAGTAAAGCTGATGGATTAAAACCTAAGAGTCCACCAGCATTTAATGCAAGAATTTTTGCGTTTGAAGAGAAAACCATTTCCTTGGCAAGTTGCCTTGCTAAACCTGAAACACCACCCGCGTTTGTTGCGCGTCGGACGTACTCGTAAGCGTAGGGCACAATTGCGTGAAGCTGCACGTTGTCAATTTTTGTTTCATTACTCAGAGTTTGAAGTATTGATAGGGTAGTATCGTCAACTGAGAACATGAAACCATCGGCGCCGTTTTCCAATGCCAGCTTCACAAGTTGAGCAAAATATTCAACACTTCCATGACCCTTGTCATTGGATCTTGCTCGAACTCGAGCTTGAGAAAGGTGACTTATACCGTGAAACGGATTGTCGCCTACTAAAAAGCTCATTGATTGCTTAGGCATACGCTTTACTCCTTACATCTTCAAGCAGACGATCTACACGTTTGCCATTTTCAAAATCTGAGTCGATATGTGCTTTGTTTACTATTGCTTTGACAAATGTTTCGTCTTCTCGGAAATACTCCGAGCCACCAAGCATGAATCCAACATTATCGCCTAAACTCTGCCGATACCATTTTTTGGGTTCTTCTTGATTCAGTTTAAGGGCAACTTCGTCGTCGTTAACTGTCAATGAACCTTTATTTCCAGTAATCGAAAGACCAAATTCAGGCATTCGGTAACCGTTTTTACACCAAGAAACTTCAAATGTTCCTGCCAGTGCATTAGAAGTTTCGACCTTGAAGTATGCCGAGTCCACTGAATCAGGAGCAACCTTTGAGTCTATTTTTGCTGTTGACACTGTTAAATCCCCAAAAAACCATGTTGCTAAGTCAGCGACGTGAGATCCAAGGTCTTCAAGGGCACCACCGCGCGCTTTTGATACCACCGAGCCTTCAGGTACATCCGCAAAATCGGATGAAAATGCATAAGCATCAAATGAAATCAATTCGCCCAACACATGCTGGTCAAGGAGGTTTTTTGCATGATTGAAGGTTACAGCAAAACGCTTCATGTAACCCACCATGTTAACACTTTTGTTATGATCTGCAAGTTTAACTAATTCTTGTGATTGTGCAAGTTTTGAGGAGAGAGTTTTTTCAACAAAAACATTGTTCGCTATCTTCTTCTCGTAGATCTCTTTAATTATAGAATAGTGTGAAGGAATAGGTGTTAGAACAAAAACGGCGTCCAAATTTAAATCTGCAAGTTTTTCTAAGTCATCAGTAACTGTGGAGTCACGAAATGTGCGTTCTGCAATTTTTCGCATTAATCGACTTTTATCGCATAATGCGGAGACTGTCACGTTTGGAAGAACATTAAGCAGACATGCATGCATTATACCCATTTTGCCTAAACCTATGACGGCAATATTCAGTTTGTCAGTTATCGTCGGCGCCATTTTCACAAACCTTGCTATTGTCTTGCTATAGAGTGGAAAATGAAGAAGGTATTTTGTTGATTTGGTCAAAACTTTTGTTTAAGCAGCTTTATCTTTTTCGACCATCGATTTTATCCAGCTGTAGGTTTTGGTCAAACCTTCCTCCAGCGTCACTTTAGGCTCCCAATGCAAAGCTTCTTTCACTAAAGTCAAATCAGCGTTTCTACCTCGTACACCTTGAGCAGCGTTCAAATCGTGTTTCTTAGATATTTTCTTCCCAGCAATTGCTGCGATGATATCAGCAAGCTGATTTATCGTTACAAGCCTGTCAGAACCGATGTTTATTGGTTTGGCAAAATCAGATTCCATCAGCGTTATAGTTCCCTGAACAGCATCATCAACATAACAATAACTTCGGGACTGCTTTCCGTCTCCCCAAATGGTAATTTCGCCAGGGTCAGGAGCCTCAGCAATTTTTCTACATAGCGCTGCCGGTGATTTTTCTCGTCCACCTTTGTATGTTCCTTCAGGACCGTAGATGTTGTGATATCTGAGAACGCGAATCGTCATACCGTAATCGCGTTGATAAGCTTCACAGAGTTTCTCAGTGTAGAGTTTTTCCCAGCCATAGAAATTGTCGGGGTCAGCTGGATAGGCATCTTCTTCTTTCAGGCCGGGCAGGTTAGGATTTGTTTGACGGTAGGTGGGATAAATACAAGCAGATGATGTGTAGAGGTATCTTTTTACGTTATTAATTCTTGCGGCCTCGAGCATATGGGTGTTTATCAAAACATTGTCATGCATTACTTCGGCACCAATTTCAGTGATAAAACCAATTCCACCCATGTTTGCAGCGAGATTGTAAACTTTGTCCATTCCTTCTGTTGCTTTGAGGCAGTTATCCCATACTCGCAGGTCAAGGTTCATTTTTTCATCGTAATATGCATCTTCCATGTAGTCGTCGAATTTTATATCGACTATTCGAACGAAATGTCCTTGCTGCCGCAGATATCGAGATAGGTGACTTCCTATGAAGCCACCACCACCAGTAACTAATATGCGATCCATTCTTTTGTATCCCCTAAATTTGACTTAGTTTTTTGTAATCTACTATATAACTATGATGGATTAAGACTTTATAATGATAAAAACAGTTCATGCTTACCAATTCTTTCTCACATCAATTTGTTAAGGTAAGGTACTTGTCAAATTGAGCTGAAGATACACATAACGATTATCGTATTCAACTGCGCCATTTTTAGCGTTATAAGCCCACAATTCCACTAAAAGGCGATAAGTAAAAGCGGTGCTATTTGAATTCCATATCGCAGCTTTGTTGACCTCAATATTGTTGTTGTTTATGGACATACTTCTGATTGAAGACTGATTTTCTCTTTCATAGACCCCCGAAAAAGAGAAGGCTAAGGGTAGCTCAACACTCTGGTTCTTTGGTAGCAAAAATTGATAGGTGTAAAGAGACTGCAATGGACTTGGACTGCTTACGGTTGCATTAGGCAGAGAATCAGTTTCATTTAATAACTTTAAATTTACCGCATAGTACGCCGCGGACCCTAAACGGTTTCCAACTCCAATATAGATTGAATAGTTTTGTCCTGAATCAATGTTGTAGGGGTAGTCTTGGGCTTTTTGGTTTGGACCTAGAAGGTAAAGTTCGGAGAACTGTTCTTCTGGCGGCAGGTGTATTACGTTGCTTAATACGGGTGAGGCAAGGAGCAATATACCAATTAGACCAACTGAAAAGAGCCCAATTTTGTATCCAATGAGCCTCATGGTCTATCTTCCACTTTGTCTACTTCGGATAATATTCTATTGAATCTTCGTTTAATCAAACTCCAAGTTACAATTAAAGCTGAAACAAGTATCAATGAACCAATTGCTGCAAGTGCTATATTGGAAGAAAAAGCTGTTTTTGCATCATTTGTAGCCGTTATCTGAGCACTGTTTGCTTCGACCATAACTTGTTGCGCTTTAGTAATAACGGTTTCTGCAACGCTTATGGTGGTTGTGTTATCGCCAATTTGATAAGCATTTTCTGCTTGCGCTTGCAGAGTTGCAGTATCATTTAACTGATTTAACAGGTTAGTGATGTCAGCACCAGCATTTTCCGCGTCCAAAATCGCCTGAAAAGCTTGGTTAATTGCGGTTGTGGCTTCTTGTATTTTAGTTTCTGCGGAATCGAATTGAGCAAAAGTATAAGCCACGCTGCAAACGTAGCCGTAGGATACTAAAAAAATCAGAGCTAATGTTACGATTAGTTTGAATTTGATATTTCCCACAGGGGCACCCTGAAAAAGTTCACATCTGAAGCTGAAAAATCCCCCTCTGACGAGAGCGGATGCGAATTCTTTGCTTAGAGCAAATGTGTTGCCTTAGGACGTCTGTCGATATTGTACACAAACTTTTGAGCCGTATCCATTTAAACATTTAGGAATGAAATTCTGCTATGTATTTTTAAAACAAATAAAAAAGTTAACAATTTTATTCTCCTAATTGAAGTGCATTTTTTTGGGAAACGATATTGAAGTGTTGAGCGAGTTGAAGGAGCAATCAAAAATATTTATATATTAAGTGTCAAGTAGCAAGAGTAGCAAGAGGGAGTTAATTTGAAGACTAATAAGCTTGTTAAGGTTTTGTTTATGCCTGTCGTTCTTTTTGCTTTTGTTATTGGTTGGTGTCTTTATTTTGTGGGTGAGGATAAGCAAAAAGTTGCGAATTCACGGTCTTCAGTGAGGAAAAGTGCGGGTAAGGATTGTGTAGAATTTTCGGTGGTTCCTTTGCAGGAACGAAAGGTTGTTGCAGAATAAGCCGTTTTTCGTTTTTTGTGGGATTTTGTGGAGGCTTTTGCCTGAGTTCCGTTTTTAGTTTGTGGTTGGTTTCATTAGGGTGGGTTATTGGGTTGTTTCGAGCATTATTCGTTTGAGAATGTCCATGCCATGTTTGACTTTAAGTTTCTTTTCGCCCACGCGTTCCCGGTAGCCAATTGGCACTTCTACGATTTGATATCCTTTACGTTCGACTAGATGGTTAAGTTCAACTTCAATGTCAAAACCTTTGGATTTTACGACCCAGTCTTTGAGAATTTCTGCACGCACTACGCGCAAGCCAGTTAAGGGGTCTTTCATTTGAACGCCATTAAGGAAACTGTGAGTGAAGGCAATCAACCGGTTTCCCAAATGAAACACTGTGTGCAATGCTTTAGTGTCTAAGTTTTCTGTGAAACGGTTTCCGCAGACCATGCCGACGCGCGGGTTCTCTTGAAGAATGGCGATCATTTGTGGGATGTGCTCGGCGGGGTAAGTGAAGTCGGCGTCTGTTATAACTATGTAGTCAACATCTAAGTTTGAACATTCGATTGCTTTGGCTAATGCATCTCCTTTGCCTTTGCCGTTTTGAAATGCTATTTCTGCGCCTAGATTCTTGGCAACCTCTACGGTTCGGTCAGTACTGTTGCCATCAACGACAAGAACACTACAGTTGATGTGGGCTTGCATCTCAGCAATGGTAAGTCCAATACCGTGTTCTTCATTCAGGGCAGCAATAATAACGTGCGTTAAGGGAGTTGCCTCTGCTCCTTTCTCCATCATAATTTTCCCCTTTCTTTTCTTTAACCATCTTATTAACCTTTCCAATATTTAAAGAACTATGGAAAAAATATCTACAACTATTGAGTAAAATCTAATTTGCGTCCAAAACGGACTTTTCTGATTCATCAACCATCGAGGGCGCACAAAGGTTAATCAACATTTCACGTTCGACCTCTAATGCCTCACAAAGCTGTTTGACTTTCAGAAAATGTTCATGATAAGTGCGGTATTTTTTTAGAAAAACCAATCCCTTGTCAGTTAAGACGTAGGTTGAATCGCGAACCTCAAGAAAGCCAAAACATACAATTCGATTCAAATATTTTTCCACAAGCTTGAAACTCAGATTTGCCGTGTACATAATTCGGGTTTTTGTAGCACCTGAATGCGCAACCTCTAGAATGGCTGCAACAATGCTTAGCTTATCACGGTTTTTTCCGAACATAAACACACCTGAGTAAAAATCTGAATGTACACAAAGCAGAACGTTTCAGCGCGGTCTTCAAGAAGTGATACGGAGTTAAACCTACCGAATCCCTTCCTGACGGAAGTGGAACTGAAACAAAATCAGCTTAATTAAATGTCAAGCTGCTGTTCTTTTCCTCCCAAAGGCATCATAGCCTTTTCTCAGCAGAACATCATTTAAGGATTCCGAATGAAAACTCAATAACATATAGATAAAAATAGATTTCCAATGCAAAATCCATCGGCCACTATACTCCAAAATAGCGTTTATAGAGTTGTGATGGAAGCTCGAGGTGAAACCTACTTCACTGGAGGCAGAGATAAGACCGAAAGATTGTAGCGAACCATTTGCCCCTTTGCAACTAACCAGTGAAGTCATGTTTTGTTTTGTCCCCTTTTTGAGTATTCAAATGGAAACCTAAAAAAAACAATATAAACATAATTCTCCACCCGTAATATTCCACTGGTCGTAGGTACACCCAGAAGAAGCAATAACGAGGCGCGGAGGCTTAACTGAAGATGAATGTTTATGGAAAAAAATAGGCGGTATAGGACGTTTTTTGGAGAAATATTCACGGCATTCGCAGATAGTGTTAAAGATTTTGAGTTTCAAACAAACAGCAAAAGAAAAACACTGTTCGCGAACAACACGCTATGATGAAGCAAACGAACTTTCAAATAAGAAATAGAAAGCAAAATGCAAAGGTAATGCATTAATTAAAATTCATAAGCAAAACATTGAACAAAAATCAGCAGAGCATCACACATAACAACACATTAAACACCGTCTGAAACCGCCTGTGCAGACAGACATTTGGGTCAGATTTGGGGTCAATTCTGCAAAACTTTAATAATTAAACCAAACATCAACAAAGCTCCAAATAACAGAAGCGAGAGGGATAAATTGAAAAAAACAACAGCAGCGGTACTTTTAACATTATTAGCCATAAGCGTTTTTTGTGCCTCAGTGACTACAGATGCCTACGCAAAACCTGAAGATGTACAAATTCTAAGCTATAGCTGGTATACTTATCCTGCTTCAAGTTACAGTCAAGGCGCATTCATCGTGGTTGGCGAAGTGCAAAACGTTGGCATAACAAACTTAGACGGCGTTCGAATAATGGGCATCGTTTACACTAGTGATGGGCAACCTCAAGCAGAGTCAATGTGCCAAGCTTTTGTAGAGGATATGCTTCCTCAACAAAAAGCGCCCTTTTACATGTACTTTGATGTGAACAATGCGTACAGCGGCAACATGACTTGGATGGACCTGGTAGACCATGTTGACCTTACCGTTGTCTATGCAAATGACACTGAGACTCAGCCAGACACGAATCTTGTAGTTTTAGGCAATGCATCCTATACTGACCCCAGTCGCAATGGTCTTTACACGGTCACTGGAATTATCAAAAATAATGGAGTGCAGCCAAGTAAAAATCTGGTGTGGGCAGTTACAACGTTCTATGATTCTTCAGGAACGGTCATAGGGGTTAATCAAACTGCTTCACCACATATGAAAACGTCGCTAGCTCCTAACGCCACGTTTGCATTCACCGCTACACCTGTAGACTACACTCTACTTTCAGGACAGGTTGCCAGCTTTTCAATTTTAGTTCAAAGTCGCCAAATAGCCGTTGCAAGCCCCACCCCAACACCGACCCAGTCAGCCAATCCTTCACCAACGCCCACAACTGCCATCACCCAGCAGCCAACGCAGCCACCGCAAGGTCAACCGTCAACTGATGCAGGTTCGTCTCAGGAGTGGCTGTATGCCTTGGTTGGCGCGGTTGCGGGGGCAGTCGCAGTCATTGTGGTTATGGTTGTGTTCAGAAAGAAGAAGTGAAGCGGCAGCCCAGCATTTTTTGGCTGTTGCGTCACTTTTTTTTGATTTTTGAGATTTTTTGTTTTCGCTGAGTGGATTTCTTTGAGCAAAAGGGTGGAAGGCGTTTCTATTCGATTGTTGGTTCACTTTCTTCGCTTGTGTCTTGGAGCGAAGGCGACTCTTGTTGTTCAGTTTCGGGTTCTTGGGGTTTGGTGACTTTGCGGGCGTGTGTTATGTAGCCGGTGTGTCCTGTCATGAGTGTTTGGGGTCGAACTTTGCCGCGTTCGGTCTGCATGTTCCGCATTATGCATTCGAATGTTTCGATGTTAAGGAAATTATTTTCTTTTAGGGCTTCAACAGTTTTGACCACTTGGTCAATTGTTGGGCTAAATGAGACGATGGTTCCTGAGGGTTTGAGGGCTTCATATGCTTGTGGAACAACAAGCCAAGGCACAGCCATGTCCAAAACCACGGCGTCAACATCGCGTTCGTCGATGCCTGTGACTACGTCTTTGAGTTTAAGTTCCACATAATCGATATGTCCGGAGCGGGTGAGGTTTTTTTCGGCGGTTTTTTGTCCTTCGGGGCGGATGTCGTAGCTGTAGATTTTGCCTGTGGGCTGCACGTAGTGGGCAAGTGCGGTGGTTAGTGCGCCTGTTCCTGTGCCTGATTCGACAACGCGGCTTCCTGGTCCGATGCCGCTGAACATGACGATGAGTGCTGCGTCTTTGGCGTAGATGATTTGGGTGTTGCGTTGGGATTTGAGGATGTAGTCGGTGAGTTGGGGTTTGAGGACGGTGAAGTTTATGCCTAGGCTACTTTTGAAGGTTGAGCCGAATTCTTTGCCGATGAGGTCGTCAAATTTAACGTAGCCTTTGTGGGTGTGGAAGGTTTGTCCTGCTTGGACTTTGATCATGTAGGTTCGGCGCAGGTCTAGGTATAGTAGGATGTTGTCGCCTTCAGCGATTTTCTGGGAGGTCAACTGGTTATTTTTCTCCTTGGTTGTGTGTACCATGCAAATTTATGCTTTTAAACTTTGAAGCTTGTGCGGGAGATTTTGCGTGGGTAATCTATTGTTGGGTGCTGGTTTG is a window encoding:
- a CDS encoding glycosyltransferase family 4 protein is translated as MSTASLTQVNNNSEINVCMCTHVWLGVYNGGVERIESFARALSKKGVNVYIIDRVASKSLSALINDKDTYREVKNGKMLIHLYPRHMIFLFPGILKFFQEALNQIFRITGKTIKSEVFYSQILDLYLMLKLFFVCKKENITVIQSEYPYSLFSAFVIGKLLNIPIVYDAHNVESERLKSLNSGKLQTALTRKIEIKSCNLCNAVFTVSSDDKRILQAMGISGKKMTIIPNSIELDKCTF
- a CDS encoding glycosyltransferase family 4 protein, coding for MRKNLKIALVSGEYPPSSLGGVSTVCYDLAQGLSKNGVDTTVFCGKADKITSEKVNNHLEVVRMPIIRAPPRHLWFPLQNLGPLIGALKRFDIIHCIDTRAAGVLAYFRKNWQGTFVVHVHGCGHCETKAFLDSPLFSWSPGEFVYQVLEYPLNEFLVNASLHHADHAIVCSTARVDEMKRRNPELDYRKVSVIYNGIHLDNIQLDPKAKENECSVLYWGRLFYNKGIMQLIKAMALVKEEFPNVTLDVCGRGPLEAVLKSLTDNLGLKKNVRFHGYVTKEFLTKKIQGTTLITLPSIYEGQPVAVLEALANRKPIVVFDYPFAREYIIDCHNGLIAKACDVKDLAEKICLGLSDKKLRAKLSQNAYQQVSKNHNWDTLIKKYIELYQKLA
- a CDS encoding GDP-mannose 4,6-dehydratase, whose protein sequence is MKKMKTTMKDRNILVTGGAGFIASHLVDSLIEEGANVTVIDDLSNGKMENVNKKAKFTLGSIRDSETVMECLCDVDLVFHLAANTGTKETSMGFNDPFEEMKVNAEGTVKVLKGVKDYNPSIRIVYASSAAVYGEPQYTPVDELHPKEPVSPYGISKLAGEKYLSAYMKSFGVKPVMGRIFNTYGPRQSRYVIHDFIKKLNADPTQLEVLGNPSNMRDYAYVSDTVNALKLLAEKGEIGEIYNIAGGNPITIENLAKLVIEQVGLTGKTVIKFTGSSWKGDITKMVADITKIKTLGFQPQVSLETGVKNTVNWFRDHN
- a CDS encoding glycosyltransferase family 4 protein encodes the protein MKVCFLAPELYPIWGGGGTYAVGLLKYLPKDVEIHVLATQRLVPEDKSVKDESLSFGDNVNIKILAKGKDTFFSQANFQRLCYKWIPRLHKEHHFDVIHGQHQPMSDILLKLASKKLCYLTTVHETFSRRNSAIKKSNVGFGGFESSERWMLTFAPFLEGLEKAYMKKSSAFISPSGWMKNVLSEDFGARKSNIQVVYNGVDHRKFSPNVKRSEFIESIYNNAGGPIVLFSGRMISTKGVHVLVKAMPYILREVKDAHFVFTGGGNSQLYRQMIQQMHIPQRNYNFVGYIRDFNDIPGLYSIASVFVAPTLYENFPFRVLENMSCQKPVVASRIVGIPEMITDEFNGLLVPPSDPKALANKIVEVLSDKSLANKLSQNARRTIEEQFTFQKFADETKAAYHWAKNNFSA
- a CDS encoding Gfo/Idh/MocA family protein — encoded protein: MTKSTKYLLHFPLYSKTIARFVKMAPTITDKLNIAVIGLGKMGIMHACLLNVLPNVTVSALCDKSRLMRKIAERTFRDSTVTDDLEKLADLNLDAVFVLTPIPSHYSIIKEIYEKKIANNVFVEKTLSSKLAQSQELVKLADHNKSVNMVGYMKRFAVTFNHAKNLLDQHVLGELISFDAYAFSSDFADVPEGSVVSKARGGALEDLGSHVADLATWFFGDLTVSTAKIDSKVAPDSVDSAYFKVETSNALAGTFEVSWCKNGYRMPEFGLSITGNKGSLTVNDDEVALKLNQEEPKKWYRQSLGDNVGFMLGGSEYFREDETFVKAIVNKAHIDSDFENGKRVDRLLEDVRSKAYA
- a CDS encoding NAD-dependent epimerase/dehydratase family protein — protein: MDRILVTGGGGFIGSHLSRYLRQQGHFVRIVDIKFDDYMEDAYYDEKMNLDLRVWDNCLKATEGMDKVYNLAANMGGIGFITEIGAEVMHDNVLINTHMLEAARINNVKRYLYTSSACIYPTYRQTNPNLPGLKEEDAYPADPDNFYGWEKLYTEKLCEAYQRDYGMTIRVLRYHNIYGPEGTYKGGREKSPAALCRKIAEAPDPGEITIWGDGKQSRSYCYVDDAVQGTITLMESDFAKPINIGSDRLVTINQLADIIAAIAGKKISKKHDLNAAQGVRGRNADLTLVKEALHWEPKVTLEEGLTKTYSWIKSMVEKDKAA